The Phragmites australis chromosome 1, lpPhrAust1.1, whole genome shotgun sequence genomic interval CGTTCGTGATCAATCCTGCCACGTGCACGTACGACCGTACCGGGGATATAGACAGGTTCGCGGCGGACGAGATCACGAGGACAAGCAGAACCGCAGAAGCACGCGCGCTTCTTCTTACACTCCTGCGGTCCTGCACGCGAGCGCTGTGCTGAGCCGTGCCCGTGCACCCGGGCCGGTACCGCAATGCCGCGTGCGCGCCCGCATCGATAAAAAGGACTGGTCGCACTGGCGCATGTGCAATCGCTGAATCGCACACGACGCGCGCGCCCCCATCGAGTTGCGGCCACCGGTTCTGCTGTCTCTCTGCGTAACCTGGCAAGCAGACGGCCGAACCAAAAACCATCGCGGATTCGCCCCAGAATGCCAACTGCGTTTCGTACAAAACGacagaggcggaggcggaggcggaggccgcGCCCCGCGTGCGGAAGGCGCAACTGGGGTTCGTCATTCGTGGCCGGCGCCTGGGCGCGCCCGCGCTGGTGTGGATTGGTAGACTGGTTGTGTGCATGCTCGTGTTGTGTGTACAGAGCAGACGGGATTGGctgtgggttttttttttcatggatGAGTTACACCCCTattctaaaaatttatttggcagAGTTCGCATAGCAGCTTACTGATTAGGATtagaaattttttttgttaaacaGTATCTTTTAGCTTATTGAGTGAAATATATGGAagtgattttctaaaatgaactaaaaactcAGGAGCTGAAAAAATAATTTCTTCTGATTCACTTCTCGCATAGAATCATTtccttcatatattttattttagagaactATTATAAAATTCcttaaaaaatcaattttcacaaaaaatttaaataatggAGAGCTCTGTTAAAAGAGCTAACCTAACCTGAGCGCAGCCGTAAGCTGATTGCTAAAGCggaagatttttttatttacttctAGATCAAGAAGACAGGTACAAATTGGTAGAAGAAGCATCAATACAGCACGAACAATGACAGGACAGAACAGGACACCAGACTCGATCGAAATACCGCCACTTCCTTCTGCACCTAACGGCCCGAGAACCACCGTGGTCTACTCCCCGTACTTGTAGCTTCCAATGTTCTCTGAAATCATCTCCAGATCCCTGGAGGCCACGGCCATGGACATGGCCCGCCGGTGGCGCCCCGCCTGCCTCGCCGCCTGCAGGTCGGAGGTGTCCGCTGCCGCGGGCTTCCTCTGCTCGACGCCTCCCTCGGCCACGGCCGCCGGTACGTCCTCCAGGGAGAAGTTCTCCGGCAGCACGAACACGCTCTGCGACGCCCTCCTCTGGTGCCTGCCTTGCCTCTGCGACATCTTGCAGCTAATCAAGAGCAGGAAAACCTTCAAGACTTGGGCAGTTGTTTTCACTAGACAAAGAGTGCTTGAGCTACCTTGTGGAAGTCGCTGCTATATATAGCCTACCCAACGCATGATCGGCGAAGGCATCAAATGGAAAATGTGTCTCCATGAACAGTTCAAGACCACAACCAGTACAAATCGTTCAGTAACTAGTACTATCGCGCGGGCCTACGCATAAGGATCTGACATCGTGACAGTTTCTGCTTCCCAAAAGAGCGCTGACCCGAATGCATGCGCAGACGTGCGTCTGGATGGCCCTGCTGCAGTTCGTCGGGGCTCGATCGATCGGGCAATATATTAAGCAGTGTTTGGTTAGTGAGCTAGGGGAGagtaataattttatttatatatttgggaataagataattttatttatatatagttttttattGGATAATGTTTGTTTAGTGTGTGGGATAAAACGAGTCTATTTTAGTATCTCGGGTCTGCCAGTGTCACGTTTGAAGTGAGATAACCACatttcactatttttttaatgacTCCGTCccgaatttttaaaaaatattatctaatttCGGACCATTACACCTCATTACTCTGTATcaaaacaattcaaaaacagGATGGATCAACTCTGTCACATCCTATCCTACGAACCAAACACTATTTTAATACCTTGGGTCTACTGTCAGTGTTATGTTCGAAATAAGACAATTACGTTCTGCCATTTTTTAAACGATTCTATCCCAAATCTTTAAAGAATATTCTCGGATTCTGAATAATTATATCCCACTATTTTTCatccaaacaaataaaaaatagaatagaTCCGTTCCGTCTTAATTCATCCTACAAACCGAACACTCCTAAGCGTCCTGATCGCCAGATGAAATGGAGTTTTGCTGAATTGGCGCTCATCTGGCGCCTCATCGGGGTCAACCTAAGCGTGTGATTTCTGCGTTTCTGCCTACTCAGATCAGATTGGTTCGCAAACTACGATCAACTTGACACGAACTGTCTGCAGACTTGCCTGGCGAGTGTGTTGTTCTTGAATTCTTACGCATTTTCTGTGCGTTTACGATGTCTCCAGGAAGCTTCCTGGTAAGTAAAGAAATGGTGTTCATGAAGCGTATGTACCGGAATCTTAGGACCGAGCTCAACAATTTTATTGGGTTAGTGCTTCACTCACGAGCCATTCTGGCATAGTTAACTGAGACCCAAGTGCAGACCTAAGAAGGAATCCACCAACGAAATCAATCTAAAGGAGTCTCTTATTGGAAGTTTTCTGATGACACTTGCGCAATATATCGTTTCTTTCAGTGCTAGCAAATCAGCAGTTGGTTGATGCAATGTGTACATATTCCAAAAAACATTTTCCCATATTTTCACTCCATATACTCTCTTATCACAATGGAATCTTTTTCATATTGTTTGCTAGGTGATACAACCTGATGCGAGCTGGATGGATGCTCATgcagcagagagagaaagaaatgaaagtGGGCAGTGTTTATAACTGTTAAAGAAAGCACCCGTGCATGTTAGTAGATTCCAAAATCCTTGCCCTCGTGTCCAGCCTCACAT includes:
- the LOC133890360 gene encoding uncharacterized protein LOC133890360, producing the protein MSQRQGRHQRRASQSVFVLPENFSLEDVPAAVAEGGVEQRKPAAADTSDLQAARQAGRHRRAMSMAVASRDLEMISENIGSYKYGE